CCCCGGTGTAGCGTTTCACGGAGCGCGTCGGCCGGACGGTGCAGGAAGGTGGAGCAATGCGGCACGTGCGGCGGGTTGGAGTGAAATCCTCAGTTACCATCTCGGCCGTAGTACTGCTGCTCGCAATCACCGGATGCACCTCCGCGGCTCCAGCACCCACCGTCACCCCGACAGTCAACGCCTCCGCCTGGCCAACCATCACCATGGCCGGCACCGGGCAGGTGGACAAGACGACCGCGATCCCGGCGGGCGCAAAATCATTGCGCGTCGAGTTCGTCTGCTCATCCGGCCTCTTCGACGTCTCGATGAATTCGGATACCTCGCGGAGCGGGTCGTGCGGCGGCACGCGTTCATGGCTTCTGCCGCTGCCCCCATACGACAACGTGGGCCTCACGGTGAGCGTGCCGACCGACACGAGATATGCGCTATCGGCGACCTTCAGCACGGATAAGTTCGTGCCGGATCGCGTGATTGCGGCCGAATGCAAGACCCTCTCCGGTATCTACACCGCGTTCCGCGGTACCGAGGACGGCTATGCCCATTCGGACGTGACCGCAGCTCAGTGGACCGCGACCGTCACGAAGACGGTGGCTGAACTGAAGAAGCTGGCGGCATCCGCATCCGGAATCATCGGCGCCGAACTTCCCGCCGTCGTCACCTGGTACACGCGCGATGGCCTGGGGCCGGGCGATGTTCTCACCTCGGCCGGCCCCGGCTCCTACTCGGTGGCGACCGAACTGATCAGCCAGGTCTGCAGCGACAACGGCTCGGTCATCACCATTCAGGCGCACCACGGCGGCTAGCCACGCGCCGTCGGCGACGCCCGGCGGATGCCTGTGGCCGGCCCCGCAAGCCAACCCGCAAGCAAGCAAACCCGCGGAAGCGAACTCGCGCAAGCAAACCCGCGCAAGCGAACTCGCGCAAGCGAACTCGCGCAAGCGAACCCGCACACGCAAGTTCGCCCCGCCTCAGCTCACCGATACCCCGATGGTGTGCCAGCCCGTCGCCCCGTTCGGCGCAGGCGGCGCCTGTGCACTCGTCTGAACCTCGCCGCTTGCGTTGGTCGCACGCACCTGGACGGTGTGGTTGCCGGCGGTCGCATCCCATTCGAGCACCCACTGCCGCCAGGTGTCGGCCGAGACGGCGTCGGCGAGGCGCGCTTGCTGCCACGGACCGTTGTCGACTCGCACCTCGACGCGCGCGATACCGACGTGCTGGTCCCAGGCCACTCCTGCGATCGCCGCCCGACCGGCATGCACGGTTGAGTTGTCGGTGGGAGTGTCGATCCGTGAGGCGAGTTTGACCGGACCCATCGCCGACCAGCCTTTGTCCGTCCAGTACCCGATCGCCTTCGAGTACTGTGTGACGTTGAGTTGCACTACCCATTTCGTCGCCGAGACGTAGCCGTAGAGCCCGGGCACGACCATTCGCACAGGAAAGCCGTGCTCGAGTGGCAGCGGCGCACCGTTCATGCCGACAGCGAGCAGCGCATCCCGTTTGTTGTCGGTCAGCGCAGACAGCGGCGTTCCCGCCGTCCATCCGTCCGCGCTGGTCGACAGCACCATGTCTGCGCCAGCCTTCGGCACCGCGCGCGCAAGCAACTCACGCAGCGGATACCCGAGCCAGGTCGCATTGCCCGCGAGGTTGCCGCCGACCTCATTCGAAACGCAGGTCAGCGTGGCGGTGTGCTCGGTGAGCGGCAGCGCCAGCAACTGCGCGAACGTCAGGTCGACGGGGTTCTCGACCATGCCATCGATGCGCAGCTTCCAGTTGTTCGGGTCGACGGCCGGCACCTGCAGTGCCGTGTCAACGCGATAGAATCCGCCGACCGGAGTGATGTATGGGCTCAACCCCGGCAGTTTCAGATCAGCGCCGGCCGGAATGGGGGCTGCCGCGAACGCAGCTCGAGGCAGCTTCAGTGTGTTGCGGATCGACGTGACGGCCGCGGTCCCCGCCGACAACAACTGGACTCCGACGCCGACTGCTACAGCGGCAGCCGCGCTCAATCCGACGAACCGCAGGAATGATCGCCGGGCCAATTGCGGTTCCGCATTCGGGACGCGCCGCAGCTCGGCCGCCGCATCGTGCCAGCGGCGCATCCGCAGAATCGATTGCTGCAGCACGATCACGCCGACGATGAAGCCGACCACCGTCGGCGCCGCTGACAGAACGGATGCGTCTGGGCGCGTCAGCACCGCAAGCACGGCAACCACGCCGATCGCGGCGAGCAGGAGCACACCGAAAGGCGGGCGCAGAAACTCGAGGGCGCCGACCGCAACCGCGAGCACAAACAGGAGCACGCCGAGGCAGACGAATAGAAACGGTTTGTCCGAACTGCCGAACACGGAGATGATCCACTCGCGGAACCAGGCCGGGGTGAGGTCGACGACCCACGCCCCGACCGCAAAGAATGGAGTACTTGACTGCCCGGAAATCAGAGCGGCCCCAACAGCGGCGACCTGTGTGGCCAACCCGCTGAGAACACCGCAGGCCGCCGCGATCCAGAACCACGAGCCGGGGCTAAGGGCGCGTTTGGGAGTTGCCCCCGTGCCACCCGCGGGCGTGCCGCCCGTGCTGTCGCCGGGTGCTGTGTCGTTGTCGGGCGCGTCGCGGTCGCCTTCGGCGCCTGGATGCTGTGGTGATGTCGTGGTTGACACTTCTACAGATTAGGCGCGCGGGCCGTGAGTGGGCGGAGAGTTGTCCGAATGATCTGGGTTGCGGCCGTATGCTGGTGCGGGGTTTGACGAGGAGCGGGAATCGTGAGTGATGTGAACGGCAGCAACCCGGCACCCGGCTGGTATCCAGATCCGGCCGGCTCGCCGCAGCAACGCTGGTGGGATGGCACCCAATGGACCGGCTATCTGCAGAACCCGCAAACCCCCGCGCCGCCCGTTCAACCTCCGGCTGTTCAACCGCCGCCCGTTCAGCAAACGCCCGCGGCACCCCAGCAGCAGCCATACCTGAGCTCATATGCGGATGCTGCACCGGTAGCGCAGCCGTACGCCACGGTGATGCCCATTGTTCAGCCGGATCTCGGGCCTAACCCGAAGATCTACACGCCGTTCCTGTGGATCATCGTGTTGCTGCCATTGCTCGAAATGATCGCGTTCGCCGCGTTCGACTTGAACAAGTACGCGCACCTGACGACAGCGGCGGGGCCGACGTCAGAATCGTTCAGGATGGCCTTCGACCCGGCGTACCTGCTGATTGCCGCACTCGGCTGGGTGATCTATGGCGTGTCGGCCTGGCTTGCCTACCTCGACTGGCATGCGTTGGGTCGGGTCGGCGTCACGCGCCCGTTCCACTGGGCGTGGTCGTTTCTGCCGTCGGGCGCGATCGTCTATGTGATCGGCCGGTCGGTCGTCGTGCGCCGCCGCGTCGGCAAAGGCCTCACGCCGATCTGGGTCCTGATCGGCGTCTACGTGATCACGATCGTCGTCGTGATCATCAAGGTTGCATCGTTCGTCAACACGGTCATGGGCCAGATCGGCACGATCAATGGGGCCGGCATCACCTGACGACGACCGCAGCCGATTTCAGCGCAGCAACCCGTTCTCATACGCGTGCGCGACCAACTGCACGCGTGAACTCAGCGCCAACTTCGCCAGGATGCTGCGGATGTGGCTCTTCACCGTCGCCTCACTGATGTAAGCAGTCTGGGCGATGTCCGCGTTGCTCAAGCCGCGCGCCGCGAGCAGAAAGACCTCCTTCTCGCGCGCCGAGAGCACCGCGATCGACTCCGCGGCGGGCTCCGGCCGCCGCCGCGCACTCTGCGCCCGGATGATGTCCGCCGTGTCACTCGGCGCGATCACCGAGTGCCCGGCGTGCACAGTCCGAATCGACGCCAACACGAATTCGGGCGTCGTGTCCTTCATGATGAAGCCGTCAGCACCTGCGTGGATCGCCCGCACGACGGCCTCGTCGCGCTGAAACGTGGTCAGCATGATGATCTTCGGCCGGGCGCCCTCGGCGGAGGTCTCGGCACCCCCGCCGCTGCGATCGCTGCGATCCAGGATGCGCGCGGTCGCCTCGATTCCGTCGAGCAGCGGCATCCGGATGTCCATCAGCATGACATCAGGGAGCGCCTCGCGTGCGAGCGCGACCGCGGCTTCTCCGTCGTAGGCGGCGCCGACGAACGTCAAGTCGGATTGCGATTCGATCAACATCTGGATGCCCGAGCAGAACAACTGCTGGTCGTCAGCGATTGCGACGCGGATGCTGCTCATGCGTCGCTCGCAGCCGTCGCGGCCGGCGCCACTTCGGCCTGCACCCCTTCGGTTGCGCCCACTTCCGTCGGCGATACAGCCGCCGCACCGGTCGGCACGAACGCGGTCACAAGCCAGTCGCCGGGAACGTCTTCGTCGGCGCCGGCGGTCAGCCAGCCCCCGGCTAATCGCGCTCGCTCACGCATGCCGTAGATTCCGCGGCAATGCCCGCGAGCAGGCGCGCCCGCTTCGGTGCGTGCTCGCTGCACGCCGCGGGAGGACACCGTCAAAACGAAGCCCGGGCCGCGCCAGTCGAGGGTGACCCGCGCTGTCGGCTGCCCTCCCGCGTGCTTGAGCGCGTTCGTCAGGCTCTCCTGTGTGATGCGGTACACGGCAAGCTGTTGAGTCGCGGTCAGGGCCGGTTCGGTGGGCGCGGTCTCGGTCGGCGCTGGTTCGGTGCGCGCCGGCTCGGTGGACTCGGGGTCGGTGAACCGTGTTTCCGGCGCGAAACGGTCGATGGTGATTGCGAGGCCGGCCCCGCGCATCCGCTCGATGAGGTCGTCCAGGTTCTCAAGCGTGGGATTCGAGTGGCCGTCTGGGTCGTCGACGAGGGATTCGATCAGCATCCGCACCTCGGTCAACGACGTGCGAGCGGATGTTGCGATGCGCTCGAGCGATTCGTTGATCGCCTCGGGGCGCTTCGGTCCGATGAAGCGCGCACCGTCGGCCTGCGCGATGATGACTGACAATGAGTGGGCCATGATGTCGTGCACGTCCTGCGCGATGCGATCGCGCTCGCTGGCGATGATCAGGTCGATCTCGGCCGAGTGGAGCTCGTCGACGGTCTCGCCGAGCTTGGTGTCGGCGACCTGTTGGAGTCGCCTGGCCCGGAGGCCGAAGCCGATGAACCAGGCGCCCGCGGTGAGGATGAGGCCGACGACCAGAACGGCGATGATGCTCGAGATGACAGCGCTGACCGATATTCCGGGGCCGGCCCAGGACGTCCAACCGTAACCGTCGGACAGCGCGGGCACGGTCATGAGTGTTGCCACGACGAGGGTGTAACCGCCCATGATCGGCAGGGCCAGCCAGCGGATGCGCCTGCTTGCGCTGGCGCTCACGATCGAGCAGGTCAGCAATAGGCCCAGATACACGGGCCAGGTCGTGGAGCTGTAGCGAGTTGGAATGAAGACGAGTTGAATTGCAAGCACAACGCCCGGGAGCGCGACCGCCACGCGGGGGTACTGCCGCGACAGGGCGATCGACGCGGCGATCAAGCCGAGCGTGAACGGGAATGACGGCCATGGCGAGTTGCTGGAGCGCCCGGCCTCTGCGCTGATCCAGAACACGTAGAAGACGACCGCGACAGCCGGCTCCAGCGCGCGGCGCAGCGGGAGCAGTGTCAGCTCGATGCCGCGCATGATCGATGAAAGCCCCGAACGCGAGTAGGCGCGCGTCTGTTCGCTCGCCCTGCGGATTCGAGTCCCGAGGTACCAGAAGCCGATCGTGATCAGCGCAGCTGTGCCGCCATAGATCGTGAAGTCAGGCAGCAGTCCGACGGTGGACAAGTGCTTCCCGTTGATCAGCCCATCGATACCGGTGGCGCTGAACCGCGGGAGTAGCAAGAGTGCGGCGACGACGAGGGCGTAGGCGGCCAGGACGACGGGGGCAACGACGCGCATCCGCCCGGTTGCATAACATCCGACGAGCGCCCCGAAGACGAGCAGCAGGAGGTAGGCGGACCAACTGAACAGGCTGAAGCGAGCGGGCCACGCGACAAGTTGAATGGCCAGGAGTGCCCCGACCAGGATGATCGAGGCATTGGTTGCGACGCGGGCGAGCGCGATAGCGGTGGTGAAGCCGACTGCGATCAGGAAGGCGTATGGCGTTGTGTACACGATCATGTCGACGCGCAGCGGGACGAACGTGACCATGCGCAGGTTGAACCCGACGGCCCAGATGATCAGGAGTGCCAGCCCGATCAGCGGTTCGACGGTCCAACGAGGAACGCGCGGTTCCGCCCGCATCGATTCAGAGTGCATGCCCTAACGGTAGGGCGGGCACGGTGTGTTGGTCGCAGGTTGGCGCGCAATTCCTCCCAAAGGATGATGGCAGCCAACCCACGGACGGACGACAGCACCCGTATCGGAGGCTTGGCTGGAGGCATGGATAAAGCAACTGGTTTCGATATCCGCGCGGGCTCCGTCGTCGATCCTGCAGCCGTCACGCTTCCGCCGACGCACGCCGTCGACTTGACGGCGGCGACACATTCGGATGTCGCCTCGTTGGTTGTCTAGCCGGCGAGCGTCGACACCCCGTTGGTCGAGTAGCCCGCGAGCGCAGCGCGTGGGCGTATCGAGACCCCCGCCCGCATGACACCGCCCGACCACCGTCACTCTTGAATCGACAGCGCGATCGTGCCGATGCCGAGTGCGGCGAGTATGCCGCTGGAGATGCGCTCGAGCGTTCGCGTGACCTTCGGTCGTTTCAACCAGCCCATCATGCGCGCCGCGGCGAAGGCGATCACGGCCAAATAGACGCCGCCGATCACGGACATGGTGGCGCCGAGCACGAGAGTCCAGCCAAACGTCGCCTGATGCGCCGGCACGAACTGCGGCACGATCGCCAGGAAGAACAGGCCGACCTTCGGGTTCAGCAGCGTCGATACGAGTCCAGCGATGAAAGCCTGGGGCATGCCATCGCCTCGCCGGGGCGTTGCCGCGGCAGAGAGCTCGTCCTGCGAAGCGTTCGCATGCGCCTTGCGCGCCCGGATGAATGTGCTGACGCCGAGGTACACGAGGTAAAGCCCGCCAACAATCTTCACCACGCGGTAGAGCTCGGCCGACTGCTCGAGCAGCGATGCCAGTCCGACGGCGACGAGCAGTGCCCAGGCGAGCACGCCGACCGACGACCCCATGCCGCTCGCAATTCCGGATGCCCGCCGAATCATGCTGAAGCGCAGCGTCATGAACGTGTCGGGGCCGGGCGTCACGGCCAAGAGAACGCACAGTCCCGCGAACGCGGCAAAAGAGGGAAAACTCACCGCTCAATTGTATGGTCGCGCGGCCGTGGCGATAGCACCAGCGGGTAGCGTGGCCACCAGTCGCCCATAGTGTGTCACAACCCGGGGCCGTTCCCCGTCGTATTGGTATGAGCAAGCATCGAATCCTGGTATTAGGCGGCGGTTACACCGGAGTGCTGGTCGCGGGTCAGTTGGCGCGGCGGATGCGGCGCGACGAGGCATCCGTCACCCTCGTCACCGATCACGCGACCCGCAACGAGCGGATGCGCTGGCACCAGCTGGCCACCGGACAGCGATATCCGTTGCTCTCGATCGAGGATGCCCTGGCCGGCTCAGGCGCCGACCTGCGTGTCGCCACGATCGAGCGCATCGACACCGGATCGCACGCTGTGATCGTTTCCGGCGGTGAGACTGTGCCATACGACTCCGTGGTCATCGCTCTCGGCAGTGTCATCGACTTCGGATCGGTGCCAGGTGCGCTGGACAACGCCCACGGACTCACGGATGCCGCATCGGTGCACGCCACATCGAAGAAGCTCGAGGCGCTGCCCGACGGCACGAGCGTCGTCGTAGTCGGCGGAGGCCTGACCGGCATCGAGCTCGCGACAGAGGTGGCCGAGTCGTATCCGCGGCTGCGGGTAACGATCACGAGCCCGAGGTCCGCGGGCGACTGGCTGAGCGAGCCAGGGCAGCGCCATCTTCGGCACGCATTCGAGCGGCTCGGCATCGAGCAGGTACTCGGCCGGGTGTCGGCGATCGGCCCGGATGCTGTTACGTTCGCCGACGGCCACGAGCAGTCGTCAGCGCTGACCTTCTGGGCAGGCGGATTCCGGGCGAACGCGTTGTCCGAGGCATCCGGAATCGCGGTCGACGAGCTCGGTCGCGCTTACGTCGACGAGCGGTTGCGCTCGGTCTCCGACCCAGCCGTCTGGGTGATCGGCGACGCTGCCCGGGTGCCCGGGCCCGACGGGACTCCTCTCAAGATGGGATGCCGCACCGGAGCGTTCATGGCGCTGGCCGGGCCGCAGAAGGTCGCCGACTCTCTCGCCGGTGTCGCCGCCCGACCGTTCACAGGGCGGTATTTCGCCGAGTGCATCAGCCTCGGCCGGCACGACGCACTGCTGCAGTGGTTGACTCGCGACGGCACGGCGACGGGCCACGTCATCACCGGCCGCGCTGCCGTGACGATCAAGGAGTACGTGCATCGCGGCAATCTCTTCGCAGCGCGGCATCCCGGTCCGTACACGCCGAGCCGTCGCTCGCACGTGCAGCCGTCTGCACGTGGTCGCCGCGAGATGATCGGAGCATGACAGACAACGCACAGGCTTTGCGTCGCGTCGCCTTCGGCGCGGCGTACGGCATGCTCGGCTCGGTCGCCGATGCCGAGGATATCGCGCAGTCGGCGATGGAGCGGATGCTCCGCCTCGCCCCCGACAAGCGCCCCGCGAACGCCGAGGCGTGGCTTACGACCGTCGCGACCCGTCTCGCGGTCGACCAGCTGCGTTCGGCGCGCGTGCGCCGCGAACAGTACGTCGGGGAGTGGCTGCCGGAGCCGCTTGTCGGGGGCGAGGGGCCGGCATCCGACGCCTCGGATCATGCGGAGCTCGCCGACGAGCTGTCATTTGCCTTCCTCGTGCTGCTAGAGACCCTGACGCCGAGCGAACGGGCAGCGTTTCTACTGCACGACGTTCTCGACTATTCGTACGACGAGGTGGCAGCAGTGCTCGACCGGCCGTCGCAGGCCGCGGCGAGGCAACTGGTTTCGCGGGCTCGGGCCCGGGTCTCAGGGCGGGTGTCGCGATATCCGGTACCCGCCGAGGAGCAGCGCGAGCTCGTAACGCGGTTCATCACCGCGATCGAGTCGGGCGCGGTCGACTCGTTCGTCTCGTTGCTCGCAGCGGACGTCACCGCCACCAGCGACGGTGGCGGCAAAGTACCGCCCGGATTTGCTCTTGGGCGCCCTGTACACGGTCGCGACGCGGTCGCAAAGGTGCTGTCGTCGTTCGGAAGGCGCGCCGTGTTCCCGGTGCACGTGGAGCAGCGTTCGATCAACGGGGGCCCTGGCATCGTGGTCGTCGCGGACATCCCCGTCGGTGGGGGCGTGATGGCCGTGATGGCACTCGACGTGCGGGACGGCGTGATCGCCAACATCCACGGTGTGGTCAATCCGCAGAAGCTGAAGCATCTCGTGCCGACCCTGGGCCCGCTGGCCGACCTCGACGCCGTGCGAGAGGCCGAGGCCGCGGGGCGCGCAGCGGGTTGGCGGGGTGGCAGCCTGCTCGGGTGACGCCGCGCGCAGCCTCGCTGCGGCCGCTTCTCGCCTTCCAGCGCGTGGAG
The Rathayibacter sp. SW19 DNA segment above includes these coding regions:
- the sigJ gene encoding RNA polymerase sigma factor SigJ encodes the protein MTDNAQALRRVAFGAAYGMLGSVADAEDIAQSAMERMLRLAPDKRPANAEAWLTTVATRLAVDQLRSARVRREQYVGEWLPEPLVGGEGPASDASDHAELADELSFAFLVLLETLTPSERAAFLLHDVLDYSYDEVAAVLDRPSQAAARQLVSRARARVSGRVSRYPVPAEEQRELVTRFITAIESGAVDSFVSLLAADVTATSDGGGKVPPGFALGRPVHGRDAVAKVLSSFGRRAVFPVHVEQRSINGGPGIVVVADIPVGGGVMAVMALDVRDGVIANIHGVVNPQKLKHLVPTLGPLADLDAVREAEAAGRAAGWRGGSLLG
- a CDS encoding response regulator transcription factor, giving the protein MSSIRVAIADDQQLFCSGIQMLIESQSDLTFVGAAYDGEAAVALAREALPDVMLMDIRMPLLDGIEATARILDRSDRSGGGAETSAEGARPKIIMLTTFQRDEAVVRAIHAGADGFIMKDTTPEFVLASIRTVHAGHSVIAPSDTADIIRAQSARRRPEPAAESIAVLSAREKEVFLLAARGLSNADIAQTAYISEATVKSHIRSILAKLALSSRVQLVAHAYENGLLR
- a CDS encoding LysE family translocator: MSFPSFAAFAGLCVLLAVTPGPDTFMTLRFSMIRRASGIASGMGSSVGVLAWALLVAVGLASLLEQSAELYRVVKIVGGLYLVYLGVSTFIRARKAHANASQDELSAAATPRRGDGMPQAFIAGLVSTLLNPKVGLFFLAIVPQFVPAHQATFGWTLVLGATMSVIGGVYLAVIAFAAARMMGWLKRPKVTRTLERISSGILAALGIGTIALSIQE
- a CDS encoding NAD(P)/FAD-dependent oxidoreductase, whose product is MSKHRILVLGGGYTGVLVAGQLARRMRRDEASVTLVTDHATRNERMRWHQLATGQRYPLLSIEDALAGSGADLRVATIERIDTGSHAVIVSGGETVPYDSVVIALGSVIDFGSVPGALDNAHGLTDAASVHATSKKLEALPDGTSVVVVGGGLTGIELATEVAESYPRLRVTITSPRSAGDWLSEPGQRHLRHAFERLGIEQVLGRVSAIGPDAVTFADGHEQSSALTFWAGGFRANALSEASGIAVDELGRAYVDERLRSVSDPAVWVIGDAARVPGPDGTPLKMGCRTGAFMALAGPQKVADSLAGVAARPFTGRYFAECISLGRHDALLQWLTRDGTATGHVITGRAAVTIKEYVHRGNLFAARHPGPYTPSRRSHVQPSARGRREMIGA
- a CDS encoding molybdopterin-dependent oxidoreductase codes for the protein MSTTTSPQHPGAEGDRDAPDNDTAPGDSTGGTPAGGTGATPKRALSPGSWFWIAAACGVLSGLATQVAAVGAALISGQSSTPFFAVGAWVVDLTPAWFREWIISVFGSSDKPFLFVCLGVLLFVLAVAVGALEFLRPPFGVLLLAAIGVVAVLAVLTRPDASVLSAAPTVVGFIVGVIVLQQSILRMRRWHDAAAELRRVPNAEPQLARRSFLRFVGLSAAAAVAVGVGVQLLSAGTAAVTSIRNTLKLPRAAFAAAPIPAGADLKLPGLSPYITPVGGFYRVDTALQVPAVDPNNWKLRIDGMVENPVDLTFAQLLALPLTEHTATLTCVSNEVGGNLAGNATWLGYPLRELLARAVPKAGADMVLSTSADGWTAGTPLSALTDNKRDALLAVGMNGAPLPLEHGFPVRMVVPGLYGYVSATKWVVQLNVTQYSKAIGYWTDKGWSAMGPVKLASRIDTPTDNSTVHAGRAAIAGVAWDQHVGIARVEVRVDNGPWQQARLADAVSADTWRQWVLEWDATAGNHTVQVRATNASGEVQTSAQAPPAPNGATGWHTIGVSVS
- a CDS encoding DUF2510 domain-containing protein, whose product is MSDVNGSNPAPGWYPDPAGSPQQRWWDGTQWTGYLQNPQTPAPPVQPPAVQPPPVQQTPAAPQQQPYLSSYADAAPVAQPYATVMPIVQPDLGPNPKIYTPFLWIIVLLPLLEMIAFAAFDLNKYAHLTTAAGPTSESFRMAFDPAYLLIAALGWVIYGVSAWLAYLDWHALGRVGVTRPFHWAWSFLPSGAIVYVIGRSVVVRRRVGKGLTPIWVLIGVYVITIVVVIIKVASFVNTVMGQIGTINGAGIT
- a CDS encoding sensor histidine kinase, which translates into the protein MHSESMRAEPRVPRWTVEPLIGLALLIIWAVGFNLRMVTFVPLRVDMIVYTTPYAFLIAVGFTTAIALARVATNASIILVGALLAIQLVAWPARFSLFSWSAYLLLLVFGALVGCYATGRMRVVAPVVLAAYALVVAALLLLPRFSATGIDGLINGKHLSTVGLLPDFTIYGGTAALITIGFWYLGTRIRRASEQTRAYSRSGLSSIMRGIELTLLPLRRALEPAVAVVFYVFWISAEAGRSSNSPWPSFPFTLGLIAASIALSRQYPRVAVALPGVVLAIQLVFIPTRYSSTTWPVYLGLLLTCSIVSASASRRIRWLALPIMGGYTLVVATLMTVPALSDGYGWTSWAGPGISVSAVISSIIAVLVVGLILTAGAWFIGFGLRARRLQQVADTKLGETVDELHSAEIDLIIASERDRIAQDVHDIMAHSLSVIIAQADGARFIGPKRPEAINESLERIATSARTSLTEVRMLIESLVDDPDGHSNPTLENLDDLIERMRGAGLAITIDRFAPETRFTDPESTEPARTEPAPTETAPTEPALTATQQLAVYRITQESLTNALKHAGGQPTARVTLDWRGPGFVLTVSSRGVQRARTEAGAPARGHCRGIYGMRERARLAGGWLTAGADEDVPGDWLVTAFVPTGAAAVSPTEVGATEGVQAEVAPAATAASDA